In one Lycium barbarum isolate Lr01 chromosome 7, ASM1917538v2, whole genome shotgun sequence genomic region, the following are encoded:
- the LOC132601635 gene encoding uncharacterized protein LOC132601635 has protein sequence MQWFKDGDRNTKFFHAHGTGKRIKLQLKKIQDSNGVWLETEEEIAQEAIGFFTNQFSEEKIPTDFGMLQNVPILVTDEQNDRLHEMPEEKKVRKAVFGLNADSAGGPDGFTGNFFQVCWDIVAKHITKIVQAFFCGHELPRYITCTNLVLIPKKKEINSFSDLRPISLSSITSKIFSRILHERMVKLLPELISPQQSGFVKGKSIVENILLVQEIVHDIRIRGKPANVVIKLDMAKAYDRVSWLFLTKVLRQMGFGERLINMVFRIISNNWYSILINGQPQCFFRSTRGVKQGDPLSPTLFILAAECLSRALNALFTKEGFKEYGMPKWSSYVNHLAYADDIIIFTFANEQSMRLIMDTLAGYEEVSGQKVNKGKSAIFMHHSVTQAISELVYNVTQIPGKEFLLTYLGVPFIMSTSVGNSSKHWSTWTTLCHPQDEGGMGFRMLAPQKNTWTYVWKKMLKVREVIEQEIWWKIQQGNSYFWMDNWTGLGALYHIIPVEFEWDPTVILVKDVAEEGQWNEGLIRELLPEDLANHIVENISPPVEHNEVDKAFWKLESRGKFSNPDTEDINHVFLHAPDAQNIWKHFCGPVGTDIQNLHITQVIHKWWDLPVQSEIKYIYKVRRGNFRYAPYKWSKVVELLESYTQPTKIIPVWWKAPERGWVTVNTDGASRGNPGRSSWGFCVRDEMGNLIQAQAQEMVNPLSTNTEAEAMAILQALRYLQNNLAENIIVNMIEEVWRLIGNKTVVVQHIFVNRMADYLANVALDRGAVVSRSWILKEEN, from the exons ATGCAATGGTTTAAGGATGGGGACAGAAATACTAAGTTCTTTCATGCCCATGGCACTGGAAAAAGAATAAAATTGCAGCTAAAGAAAATTCAAGATAGTAATGGGGTATGGTTGGAAACAGAAGAAGAGATAGCTCAGGAAGCCATCGGATTCTTCACTAATCAGTTTAGTGAAGAAAAAATACCCACTGATTTTGGAATGCTTCAAAATGTTCCAATACTAGTTACTGATGAACAAAATGATAGGTTGCATGAGATGCCAGAAGAAAAAAAGGTAAGGAAGGCTGTTTTTGGCTTGAATGCAGACAGTGCTGGAGGACCAGATGGATTCACAGGAAACTTTTTTCAAGTTTGCTGGGATATAGTTGCAAAACACATTACAAAGATAGTGCAAGCCTTTTTCTGTGGGCATGAACTTCCTAGATACATTACATGCACTAATTTGGTGTTGATTCCAAAAAAGAAGGAGATTAATTCTTTCTCTGACTTAAGGCCTATAAGTTTGAGTAGCATTACTAGTAAAATCTTTTCTAGAATTCTTCATGAAAGGATGGTAAAACTACTACCAGAACTTATATCACCTCAACAGTCAGGTTTTGTAAAAGGCAAAAGCATTGTTGAAAATATTTTGTTAGTTCAGGAGATTGTGCATGATATTAGAATTAGGGGGAAACCTGCTAATGTGGTGATCAAGCTAGacatggcaaaggcatatgaCAGGGTCTCTTGGTTATTTCTAACCAAGGTTCTAAGGCAGATGGGATTTGGTGAGAGACTGATTAACATGGTTTTCAGGATTATATCAAATAATTGGTACTCAATTCTTATAAATGGGCAACCACAGTGTTTTTTCCGATCTACTAGAGGGGTGAAACAGGGGGATCCTTTATCCCCCACTTTGTTTATTCTAGCAGCAGAGTGTTTATCTAGAGCTCTTAATGCACTTTTTACAAAGGAGGGATTCAAGGAATAtggaatgccaaaatggagtTCATATGTCAATCACTTGGCATATGCTGATGATattattattttcacatttgCTAATGAACAATCAATGAGATTGATCATGGATACTTTAGCAGGATATGAGGAGGTGAGTGGACAGAAGGTCAACAAGGGAAAGAGTGCTATCTTTATGCATCACTCAGTAACACAGGCTATTTCTGAGTTGGTGTACAATGTGACTCAAATCCCTGGAAAAGAGTTTCTATTAACTTATTTGGGGGTGCCATTTATTATG AGTACCTCTGTGGGAAATTCTAGTAAACATTGGTCTACCTGGACAACTTTGTGTCACCCACAGGATGAAGGGGGAATGGGATTCAGAA TGTTAGCACCTCAGAAGAATACATGGACATatgtatggaagaaaatgcttAAAGTAAGAGAAGTAATTGAGCAGGAGATTTGGTGGAAGATTCAACAAGGTAATTCTTACTTCTGGATGGATAACTGGACAGGATTAGGAGCATTATATCATATTATCCCAGTTGAGTTTGAATGGGATCCTACTGTGATACTAGTCAAAGATGTAGCAGAGGAGGGGCAGTGGAATGAGGGCCTGATTAGAGAACTTCTCCCTGAAGACCTAGCTAATCACATTGTTGAAAATATTTCTCCTCCAGTAGAGCACAATGAAGTTGACAAAGCTTTTTGGAAATTGGAATCTAGGGGGAAGTTTTCT AATCCTGATACTGAAGATATAAATCATGTTTTCTTACATGCACCTGATGCTCAGAATATTTGGAAGCATTTTTGTGGGCCTGTTGGTACAGATATTCAAAATTTGCATATTACTCAAGTAATTCACAAATGGTGGGATCTACCAGTCCAGTCTGAAATTAAATACATCTATAAG GTAAGAAGGGGAAACTTTAGATATGCCCCTTACAAATGGAGTAAGGTAGTCGAATTATTGGAAAGTTACACTCAGCCGACTAAAATCATTCCAGTGTGGTGGAAGGCTCCTGAAAGGGGATGGGTTACAGTAAATACCGATGGTGCATCTAGAGGTAATCCGGGGAGAAGTTCATGGGGTTTTTGTGTGAGGGATGAGATGGGTAATTTGATTCAGGCACAAGCACAAGAGATGGTTAACCCTTTGAGTACGAATACTGAAGCAGAAGCCATGGCAATTTTGCAAGCACTTAGATACTTGCAGAATAATCTGGCAGAAAATATT ATTGTCAACATGATAGAGGAAGTCTGGAGGCTGATTGGAAATAAAACTGTGGTGGTTCAGCACATTTTCGTAAATAGGATGGCTGACTATCTTGCTAATGTGGCCTTGGACAGAGGAGCTGTTGTGTCCAGGAGCTGGATTCTCAAGGAAGAAAATTGA